One genomic window of Salmo salar chromosome ssa12, Ssal_v3.1, whole genome shotgun sequence includes the following:
- the LOC123725424 gene encoding cyclic nucleotide-gated cation channel beta-1 isoform X1: MTKKRKQTTSFTPPQPSSLRSRKRKCWDESEEIAPSGEAVEAQPSHLEQQDTEGRVLNTTSPPKDPHHPLTACTTHPSQQANKAGDTTAPKQEGDPVEESPVVTGFEGEQAIGGAMERAGTEEAVPTNQDGGDSPQEDHSVESSVKEDEDREEEDIKTQSFLSFPPHPLTAAQPQPTLPPSKEVNVGDGDSQTDNEEEQCGEKNPKPKMEELDSEPQEAIDDRGVCLGGGREGPPVEEDRSVEAPVKKRRRRMGMCGLGERERRRGREEERQKERKSVTEGGREGEEMVLARKAEEEKVEKEREEDIEQSGDSGGGDANLVAVEGTAATSSSDPSLLSSIPPSVPLGSTTEQTKKEKEEEEKLDEEQLQSVGEASHAGPSEVAYSGPEQVTGEGLRTGLEVDALGSEQPVVLGEEELDTEGVVEKNQEGAVGLMSQRRAPLGPLHHPPPPPLPLSLWRLGQRGSTTERFRAHLPRERRGLKMGQGLGLWPTPGHSVWPRLTE, encoded by the exons ATGACCAAAAAACGAAAGCAAACCACAA GTTTCACACCTCCCCAGCCTAGCTCACTCAGATCAAGGAAGAGAAAGTGCTGGGATGAGTCAGAGGAGATCGCCCCCTCTGGAGAGGCAGTGGAAGCACAGCCCTCACACCTAGAACAG CAGGACACTGAGGGAAGAGTGTTAAACACCACCTCTCCTCCTAAAGATCCCCACCACCCTCTGACGGCCTGTACTACTCATCCATCTCAGCAGGCTAACAAAGCGGGAGATACCACTGCACCCAAGCAAGAGGGTGATCCAGTGGAGGAAAGTCCTGTTGTGACTGGCTTCGAGGGAGAACAGGCCATTGGAGGGGCTATGGAGCGGGCGGGCACAGAGGAGGCAGTTCCAACCAATCAGGATGGTGGAGATAGTCCACAGGAAGACCATAGTGTGGAGTCCTCCGTTAAAGAGGACGAGgatagagaagaagaagacatcaaGACACAGAGTTTCCTCAGCTTCCCCCCACACCCACTGACTGCAGCACAGCCCCAGCCCACCCTGCCTCCTTCCAAGGAGGTCAACGTTGGGGACGGGGACAGTCAAACCGACAATGAAGAGGAGCAGTGTGGAGAGAAGAACCCGAAGCCCAAAATGGAGGAGCTCGACAGTGAACCGCAGGAGGCTATAGATGACAGAGGTGTTTGTCtgggtggtgggagggaggggccTCCAGTGGAGGAGGACAGGTCTGTGGAAGCACcagtgaagaagaggagaaggagaatggGGATGTGTggtctgggagagagggagaggaggagaggaagagaggaggagcggcagaaggaaagaaagagtgtgacggaaggagggagggagggagaagagatggtTCTGGCGAGGAAAGCGGAGGAGGAgaaagtggagaaagagagagaggaggacatcgAGCagagtggtgatagtggtggtggtgatgccaACCTGGTGGCTGTAGAGGGAACTGCAGCAACATCATCCTCTGATCCGTCCCTCCTTTCATCGATCCCTCCATCCGTTCCTCTGGGGAGTACCACTGAGCAGacgaagaaagagaaagaagaggaggagaagttaGATGAGGAGCAGCTTCAGTCAGTGGGAGAGGCAAGCCATGCAGGCCCCAGCGAAGTGGCTTATTCTGGGCCAGAGCAGGTCACAGGAGAGGGTCTCCGGACCGGCCTGGAGGTGGACGCACTGGGCAGTGAGCAgcctgtggtgttgggggaagAAGAGCTAGACACAGAGGGGGTTGTGGAGAAGAACCAGGAGGGGGCTGTGGGTCTAATGAGCCAGAGGAGAGCCCCCCTAGGGCCCCTACAccatcctccaccaccaccccttccTCTATCCCTCTGGAGGCTGGGACAGAGAGGGAGCACCACGGAGAGGTTCAGAGCTCACCTacccagagagagaagggggctgAAGATGGGGCAGGGGCTGGGACTGTGGCCAACCCCCGGGCACTCAGTCTGGCCCCGGTTGACAGAGTAG
- the LOC123725424 gene encoding cyclic nucleotide-gated cation channel beta-1 isoform X2, giving the protein MTKKRKQTTSFTPPQPSSLRSRKRKCWDESEEIAPSGEAVEAQPSHLEQDTEGRVLNTTSPPKDPHHPLTACTTHPSQQANKAGDTTAPKQEGDPVEESPVVTGFEGEQAIGGAMERAGTEEAVPTNQDGGDSPQEDHSVESSVKEDEDREEEDIKTQSFLSFPPHPLTAAQPQPTLPPSKEVNVGDGDSQTDNEEEQCGEKNPKPKMEELDSEPQEAIDDRGVCLGGGREGPPVEEDRSVEAPVKKRRRRMGMCGLGERERRRGREEERQKERKSVTEGGREGEEMVLARKAEEEKVEKEREEDIEQSGDSGGGDANLVAVEGTAATSSSDPSLLSSIPPSVPLGSTTEQTKKEKEEEEKLDEEQLQSVGEASHAGPSEVAYSGPEQVTGEGLRTGLEVDALGSEQPVVLGEEELDTEGVVEKNQEGAVGLMSQRRAPLGPLHHPPPPPLPLSLWRLGQRGSTTERFRAHLPRERRGLKMGQGLGLWPTPGHSVWPRLTE; this is encoded by the exons ATGACCAAAAAACGAAAGCAAACCACAA GTTTCACACCTCCCCAGCCTAGCTCACTCAGATCAAGGAAGAGAAAGTGCTGGGATGAGTCAGAGGAGATCGCCCCCTCTGGAGAGGCAGTGGAAGCACAGCCCTCACACCTAGAACAG GACACTGAGGGAAGAGTGTTAAACACCACCTCTCCTCCTAAAGATCCCCACCACCCTCTGACGGCCTGTACTACTCATCCATCTCAGCAGGCTAACAAAGCGGGAGATACCACTGCACCCAAGCAAGAGGGTGATCCAGTGGAGGAAAGTCCTGTTGTGACTGGCTTCGAGGGAGAACAGGCCATTGGAGGGGCTATGGAGCGGGCGGGCACAGAGGAGGCAGTTCCAACCAATCAGGATGGTGGAGATAGTCCACAGGAAGACCATAGTGTGGAGTCCTCCGTTAAAGAGGACGAGgatagagaagaagaagacatcaaGACACAGAGTTTCCTCAGCTTCCCCCCACACCCACTGACTGCAGCACAGCCCCAGCCCACCCTGCCTCCTTCCAAGGAGGTCAACGTTGGGGACGGGGACAGTCAAACCGACAATGAAGAGGAGCAGTGTGGAGAGAAGAACCCGAAGCCCAAAATGGAGGAGCTCGACAGTGAACCGCAGGAGGCTATAGATGACAGAGGTGTTTGTCtgggtggtgggagggaggggccTCCAGTGGAGGAGGACAGGTCTGTGGAAGCACcagtgaagaagaggagaaggagaatggGGATGTGTggtctgggagagagggagaggaggagaggaagagaggaggagcggcagaaggaaagaaagagtgtgacggaaggagggagggagggagaagagatggtTCTGGCGAGGAAAGCGGAGGAGGAgaaagtggagaaagagagagaggaggacatcgAGCagagtggtgatagtggtggtggtgatgccaACCTGGTGGCTGTAGAGGGAACTGCAGCAACATCATCCTCTGATCCGTCCCTCCTTTCATCGATCCCTCCATCCGTTCCTCTGGGGAGTACCACTGAGCAGacgaagaaagagaaagaagaggaggagaagttaGATGAGGAGCAGCTTCAGTCAGTGGGAGAGGCAAGCCATGCAGGCCCCAGCGAAGTGGCTTATTCTGGGCCAGAGCAGGTCACAGGAGAGGGTCTCCGGACCGGCCTGGAGGTGGACGCACTGGGCAGTGAGCAgcctgtggtgttgggggaagAAGAGCTAGACACAGAGGGGGTTGTGGAGAAGAACCAGGAGGGGGCTGTGGGTCTAATGAGCCAGAGGAGAGCCCCCCTAGGGCCCCTACAccatcctccaccaccaccccttccTCTATCCCTCTGGAGGCTGGGACAGAGAGGGAGCACCACGGAGAGGTTCAGAGCTCACCTacccagagagagaagggggctgAAGATGGGGCAGGGGCTGGGACTGTGGCCAACCCCCGGGCACTCAGTCTGGCCCCGGTTGACAGAGTAG